In Treponema primitia ZAS-2, a genomic segment contains:
- a CDS encoding ADP-ribosylglycohydrolase family protein, producing the protein MQKQQAILGAIAGDVIGSTYEFSNVKSTDFELFTRETYFTDDSVMTIAAMDVLLNKLNYTETYQKYGRIYSKRGYGGNFEDWLYEDNPQPYNSWGNGSAMRASPIGWYCKSIQAVMEEAKKSAEVSHNHPEGIKGAQAVAAAVFLARTGKTKGEIKEFITKTFDYNLDRTLDEIRPDYKFEVSCQKSVPEAIIAFLESSDYKSAVRLAVSIGGDSDTIACISGAIAEAFYGEIPGEIFDTVSMIVGPDLMRGVIRPFSRKYGISEKG; encoded by the coding sequence ATGCAAAAGCAGCAGGCAATTTTGGGCGCCATTGCGGGAGATGTTATCGGCTCTACCTACGAGTTCAGTAATGTCAAAAGTACGGATTTCGAACTGTTCACCAGGGAAACCTATTTTACCGACGACAGTGTTATGACCATAGCCGCCATGGACGTACTGCTCAATAAATTGAATTACACCGAAACCTATCAAAAATACGGCAGGATCTATTCAAAACGGGGTTACGGCGGTAATTTCGAAGACTGGCTTTACGAAGATAATCCCCAGCCCTATAACAGTTGGGGTAATGGTTCGGCAATGCGCGCCAGTCCCATAGGCTGGTATTGTAAAAGTATCCAGGCCGTTATGGAGGAAGCAAAAAAGAGCGCGGAAGTTTCCCATAATCACCCGGAAGGAATTAAGGGCGCCCAGGCTGTTGCCGCCGCAGTCTTTTTGGCGCGCACAGGAAAAACAAAGGGGGAAATCAAGGAGTTTATTACCAAAACCTTTGACTACAATCTTGACAGAACCCTGGATGAAATACGGCCGGACTATAAATTTGAAGTAAGCTGTCAGAAGTCGGTTCCCGAAGCCATTATTGCATTTCTGGAAAGTTCCGATTATAAAAGCGCCGTAAGGCTTGCGGTATCCATAGGCGGCGACAGCGATACTATTGCCTGCATATCGGGGGCCATAGCCGAAGCTTTTTACGGCGAGATACCGGGGGAAATTTTCGATACCGTGTCGATGATTGTGGGGCCTGATTTAATGAGGGGCGTCATTCGCCCTTTTTCGCGGAAATACGGCATTAGTGAAAAGGGGTGA